The Meiothermus sp. CFH 77666 genome includes a region encoding these proteins:
- a CDS encoding MFS transporter: MPRLFYGWIVVVVAVVATLIAAGNRSVPGALIQPLHDSTGWAIQSISFATAIGLVLFGLGAPLSGYLMDRLGPRRITLFGLGLMGLSMALSALMTQVWQLHLFWGLLSGVGTGVVGGVLGATVANRWFIRHRGLVTGIFGAATSAGQLIFIPALVFWASGLGWREASWIMAAVSLLALVPVWFFMKDSPAEMGLRALGAASGSAPMKITADPGIMGKALHSSTFWLLATTFFICGATSNGLVGVHFIPYAVSCGLTPTTASGILAVMGALNFVGTLASGYLTDRYDPRVLLSLYYGFRGLSLLFLPFATTPETLLVFAVVFGLDYIATVPPTVALVADNFGRQNVGTVYGWVFAAHQLGAAAAAWAGGAARDALGEYNLAFLLAGAIGIAAALLSLGIRRPPKLAAAQG, translated from the coding sequence ATGCCTAGGCTTTTTTACGGCTGGATCGTGGTGGTGGTGGCGGTGGTGGCGACCCTGATTGCCGCCGGTAACCGCTCGGTGCCGGGGGCCCTGATTCAGCCCCTCCACGACAGCACCGGCTGGGCCATTCAGAGTATTTCTTTCGCTACAGCCATTGGCCTGGTGCTCTTTGGCCTGGGGGCGCCCTTGAGCGGCTACCTGATGGATCGCCTGGGCCCCCGGCGCATCACCCTGTTTGGGCTGGGGCTGATGGGCCTGAGCATGGCCCTGAGCGCCCTGATGACCCAGGTCTGGCAGCTTCACCTCTTCTGGGGGCTCCTGAGCGGGGTGGGCACCGGGGTGGTGGGCGGGGTGTTGGGGGCCACAGTGGCCAACCGCTGGTTCATCCGGCACCGGGGGCTGGTGACGGGCATCTTTGGGGCGGCCACCTCGGCGGGCCAGCTCATCTTCATCCCGGCCCTGGTCTTCTGGGCCAGCGGGCTGGGCTGGCGCGAGGCCAGCTGGATCATGGCGGCGGTGTCGCTGCTGGCCCTCGTGCCGGTGTGGTTCTTCATGAAAGATAGCCCCGCCGAAATGGGGTTGCGGGCCCTGGGGGCGGCCTCTGGCTCGGCCCCCATGAAGATTACCGCCGACCCCGGCATCATGGGCAAGGCTCTGCATTCGTCCACCTTTTGGCTCCTGGCCACCACCTTCTTCATCTGCGGCGCGACCTCCAACGGCCTGGTGGGGGTGCACTTTATCCCCTATGCGGTCTCGTGCGGCCTGACCCCGACCACCGCCTCCGGCATTCTGGCCGTGATGGGGGCACTCAACTTTGTGGGCACCCTGGCTTCGGGCTACCTGACCGACCGCTACGACCCTCGAGTGCTGCTCAGCCTTTACTACGGCTTCCGGGGCCTTTCGCTCTTGTTCTTGCCCTTTGCCACCACCCCCGAGACCCTGCTGGTTTTTGCGGTGGTGTTTGGCCTGGACTACATCGCCACCGTGCCCCCCACCGTGGCCCTGGTGGCCGACAACTTCGGGCGGCAGAACGTGGGCACGGTCTACGGCTGGGTCTTTGCCGCCCACCAGCTAGGGGCTGCTGCCGCAGCCTGGGCCGGAGGGGCCGCCCGCGACGCGCTGGGCGAGTACAACCTGGCTTTCTTGCTGGCCGGGGCTATTGGGATTGCAGCAGCGCTCCTGTCGCTGGGTATCCGTCGGCCCCCCAAGCTGGCGGCAGCCCAGGGTTAA
- a CDS encoding cytochrome P450 produces the protein MTLDPTELELRQEPLQFFIHLSRTSPDITTFRFASGKEIVFLNHPDLIREVLIERAEQFHKSDLTRAFAGGMGNGILLSEGEFWKQQSRLMRPAFHYKRLQGYAEVMTRFTLEMLSHWQNSEIRHIDEDMNALTLRVVAKCMFDVEAGEDREIMHRAIMLGQKVVGQMVYGWLNLPDWHPAMNRDGIRVVRALNEMVSRHIAHRRERGDLGDDLLSMLLEAQSQSDVELSDRQLRDEVLTVITAGLETTANALIWTWYLLDQHPQVKAKLRAEVDSLGTLPGFEDVQRLPYLDQIFKESLRLYPPVWIIGRENVEALELGGLKLPPKTQIVMSQWATQRDPRFFEQPDEFRPERWTPEFEKLLPRGAYFPFSLGPRVCTGQGFATVEYKLIVATLLQKFDLELTRPAPIRPEPNFTLCAHGGLPMRVRARK, from the coding sequence ATGACCCTCGACCCCACCGAGCTTGAACTGCGCCAGGAACCCCTTCAATTCTTCATCCACCTCTCCCGCACCAGCCCCGACATCACCACCTTCCGCTTTGCTTCAGGCAAGGAGATCGTTTTTCTCAACCACCCCGACCTGATCCGCGAAGTGCTCATCGAGCGGGCCGAGCAGTTCCACAAATCCGACCTGACCCGCGCCTTTGCCGGAGGCATGGGCAACGGCATTTTGCTTTCCGAGGGCGAGTTCTGGAAGCAACAGAGCCGGCTGATGCGCCCGGCCTTCCACTACAAACGCCTCCAGGGCTACGCCGAGGTAATGACCCGGTTTACCCTCGAGATGCTCTCGCACTGGCAGAACAGCGAAATTCGGCATATTGACGAGGACATGAACGCCCTCACGCTGCGGGTGGTGGCTAAGTGCATGTTCGATGTGGAGGCTGGCGAAGACCGCGAGATCATGCACCGGGCCATCATGCTGGGGCAGAAGGTGGTGGGCCAGATGGTCTACGGCTGGCTCAACCTGCCCGACTGGCACCCCGCTATGAACCGCGACGGCATCCGGGTGGTGCGGGCCCTGAACGAGATGGTGAGCCGGCACATCGCCCACCGGCGGGAGCGCGGCGACCTGGGCGACGATTTGCTCTCCATGCTACTGGAAGCGCAGAGCCAGTCCGACGTAGAGCTTTCCGACCGACAACTGCGCGACGAGGTACTCACGGTAATCACGGCAGGCCTCGAGACCACCGCCAACGCCCTGATTTGGACGTGGTACCTGCTCGACCAGCACCCACAGGTAAAGGCCAAGCTCAGGGCCGAGGTGGACAGCCTGGGCACACTGCCGGGTTTTGAAGACGTGCAACGTCTCCCCTATCTGGATCAGATCTTCAAGGAAAGCCTGCGGCTGTACCCGCCGGTCTGGATTATTGGGCGTGAGAACGTGGAGGCGCTTGAGCTCGGCGGCCTCAAGTTACCCCCCAAGACCCAAATTGTGATGAGCCAGTGGGCCACCCAGCGCGACCCCCGCTTCTTTGAGCAGCCCGACGAGTTCCGGCCCGAGCGCTGGACCCCCGAGTTCGAAAAATTGCTGCCGCGCGGGGCCTACTTCCCCTTCAGCCTGGGGCCCAGGGTCTGCACCGGCCAGGGCTTTGCTACCGTGGAGTACAAGCTGATTGTGGCCACGCTGCTGCAAAAGTTCGACCTCGAGCTCACCCGCCCCGCCCCCATCCGCCCCGAGCCCAACTTCACCCTCTGCGCCCACGGGGGGCTGCCCATGCGGGTACGCGCCCGGAAGTGA